A portion of the Parasedimentitalea marina genome contains these proteins:
- a CDS encoding cytochrome-c peroxidase, whose product MKWLIVGALLATGAEAQELGPRPVFPEMDPARVELGQLLFYDPILSGNRNISCGTCHHPRFGTSDGMSLSIGEGGLGLGPDRRIDPSNPPEHRLPRNAPALWNLGATEFTSFFHDGRLEVDPDKPGGIRTPLGAEMVVGFDSVLAAQAMFPVLAGDEMAGHYSENEVSQAVRLGHLSIKGGAWDRIAARVEAIPEYRRAFDAVLGDQTPIQFTDIANVIADFTRVEWRADDSPFDRAMLGGDPLSAQASRGQDLFYGTAGCSTCHSGWLQTDHNFHAIAMPQIGPGKAAPFETHARDTGRMRVTGEISDQYKFLTPSLRNVSQSGPYGHDGAYASLQAVVRHHFDPIAALNAYDPTQAVFHDIQSPDDWRVVADSEELARISAANELTPIALGDDDLSDLVAFLHSLTDTGATAGRLGVPFKVPSGLPVDQ is encoded by the coding sequence CTTTCCGGCAACCGCAATATCAGTTGTGGCACCTGTCATCATCCGCGATTTGGAACCTCTGACGGGATGTCGCTATCCATTGGCGAGGGTGGGCTAGGGCTTGGCCCAGATCGGCGCATTGACCCAAGCAATCCACCCGAGCATCGCTTGCCCCGCAACGCACCTGCATTGTGGAATCTTGGGGCAACTGAGTTTACCTCGTTTTTTCACGATGGTCGCTTGGAAGTGGACCCTGACAAGCCGGGCGGCATCCGCACACCGTTGGGGGCTGAAATGGTAGTGGGCTTTGATAGCGTGCTGGCCGCCCAGGCGATGTTTCCGGTTCTGGCGGGGGACGAAATGGCGGGGCATTACTCGGAAAACGAAGTATCACAGGCCGTGCGTCTGGGACATCTGAGTATCAAGGGTGGGGCCTGGGACAGGATCGCAGCCCGGGTTGAGGCGATCCCAGAATATCGGCGTGCATTTGATGCGGTTCTGGGCGACCAAACACCGATCCAGTTCACCGATATTGCCAATGTCATTGCCGATTTTACGCGGGTAGAATGGCGGGCCGATGATAGTCCGTTTGACCGCGCCATGCTGGGCGGCGACCCTTTGTCAGCGCAGGCCTCTCGGGGGCAAGACCTGTTTTATGGCACGGCGGGATGTTCCACCTGTCATTCGGGTTGGCTGCAGACGGATCATAACTTTCATGCCATCGCCATGCCGCAGATCGGTCCGGGTAAGGCAGCGCCTTTTGAAACCCATGCACGTGACACCGGGCGCATGCGTGTTACCGGTGAGATCTCAGATCAATACAAGTTCCTGACGCCCTCGCTGCGCAATGTTTCTCAAAGCGGTCCCTATGGCCATGACGGAGCCTATGCCAGCCTGCAGGCCGTGGTGCGCCACCACTTTGATCCGATTGCCGCGTTAAATGCCTATGACCCCACACAGGCGGTGTTTCACGACATCCAGTCCCCCGATGATTGGCGTGTTGTGGCCGACAGCGAAGAACTGGCGCGGATCTCGGCAGCAAACGAGCTGACACCCATCGCGCTGGGCGATGATGACCTGTCTGATCTGGTCGCCTTTTTGCACAGTCTGACGGATACGGGCGCAACGGCAGGGCGGCTGGGCGTTCCGTTTAAGGTGCCCAGCGGTTTGCCCGTCGATCAGTGA
- a CDS encoding CRTAC1 family protein, which produces MPSKKSQPWPFGSLPPVIPKHTLAFALIAPSAFADISYAPRTLPDHTYAGGWEHYVGGGVAAFDCNGDQLPELYAAGGENPAQLMRNVTAGAGGDLAFTADTPGALAVTGVIGAYPLDIDGDSILDLAILRNGPDLLMQGQGNCTFEPFTDLGFVSGDHWTTAFSATWETGNSLPTLAFGTYVDRSNPDGPFETCDATLLYRPNGQSYAPVTRLEPGFCALSMLFTDWSRTGRADLRTSNDRHYYVRGGQEQMWAMEDTPRLYAQDEGWQPYMLWGMGIASRDLNGDGYSDVYLTSMGDQKFQYFDPALGGPAYRDATYERGTTAHRPYTGGDGRPSTGWHAAFGDVNNDGLDDIFVAKGNVEQMPGAAMDDPNNLLIQLPDGTFTERGLEAGISNLARSRGAALMDLNLDGLLDLAVVNRRAQMELYQNTSAPGNWLAVQITAAAPNTGSIGAHVELRTGDRVQTREITVGGGHASGQAGLLHFGMGQNTMAEVRVILPNQSASDWQQVDANQIITLSH; this is translated from the coding sequence ATGCCATCGAAGAAGTCTCAGCCTTGGCCATTCGGGAGCTTGCCGCCGGTGATACCTAAACATACGCTCGCCTTTGCACTGATTGCCCCTTCGGCTTTTGCCGACATAAGCTATGCCCCGCGCACTTTGCCCGACCACACTTATGCGGGCGGGTGGGAACATTACGTCGGCGGCGGCGTGGCAGCCTTTGACTGCAACGGGGATCAGCTCCCCGAACTCTATGCGGCGGGCGGCGAAAACCCAGCGCAACTGATGCGCAATGTAACTGCAGGCGCAGGCGGAGATCTGGCATTTACGGCGGACACCCCCGGGGCCCTTGCTGTGACTGGGGTCATCGGAGCTTATCCGCTGGATATCGACGGTGATTCCATTCTGGACCTGGCTATCCTGCGCAATGGTCCGGATCTTTTGATGCAGGGACAGGGGAACTGCACGTTCGAACCCTTCACTGATCTGGGATTTGTCAGCGGCGACCACTGGACCACTGCATTTTCTGCGACTTGGGAGACCGGGAATTCTCTGCCGACGCTGGCTTTTGGCACCTATGTCGACCGCAGCAATCCTGATGGCCCATTTGAGACCTGTGATGCGACCCTGCTGTATCGCCCCAACGGCCAATCTTATGCCCCTGTCACACGCCTGGAGCCGGGATTTTGCGCCTTGTCCATGTTGTTCACCGACTGGTCACGCACTGGCCGCGCCGATCTGCGGACCAGCAATGATCGGCATTACTATGTGCGTGGCGGCCAGGAACAGATGTGGGCAATGGAAGACACACCGCGTCTCTATGCACAAGACGAAGGCTGGCAGCCCTATATGCTGTGGGGCATGGGCATTGCCTCGCGCGACTTGAACGGGGACGGCTATTCCGATGTCTACCTGACCTCGATGGGGGATCAGAAATTTCAGTACTTCGACCCGGCCTTGGGAGGACCGGCCTATCGTGATGCAACTTACGAGCGCGGAACAACGGCGCACCGCCCCTACACAGGTGGCGACGGACGCCCCTCGACCGGGTGGCACGCGGCTTTTGGGGATGTGAACAACGACGGGTTGGACGACATCTTTGTGGCCAAGGGCAACGTCGAACAGATGCCCGGTGCCGCAATGGACGATCCGAACAACCTGTTGATCCAATTGCCAGATGGTACCTTCACCGAACGCGGGCTAGAGGCCGGAATTTCGAATTTGGCACGCTCGCGCGGGGCGGCCTTGATGGATCTGAACCTTGATGGCCTACTGGATCTGGCTGTTGTAAACCGCCGCGCACAGATGGAGCTGTATCAAAACACGTCCGCACCTGGGAACTGGCTAGCCGTGCAGATTACGGCTGCGGCCCCCAACACTGGGTCCATTGGCGCCCATGTAGAGCTGCGCACCGGGGACCGGGTTCAAACGCGCGAAATCACGGTCGGTGGAGGCCATGCCAGCGGACAGGCAGGGCTTCTCCATTTTGGCATGGGCCAGAACACCATGGCCGAGGTCAGGGTCATTCTGCCAAACCAAAGCGCATCAGACTGGCAGCAGGTCGACGCCAATCAGATCATCACATTAAGTCACTGA
- a CDS encoding ROK family protein, with the protein MIILEKASRLSHSDEQRESGKQQVIDTIRAAGRIARIDISTTTRVSPATVTAITAELIDVGLIEEIIPEAPRQDAKRGRPRVALKIRGDAHRIAGIKVSHGVISVVILDFEGNDIVDHELPLTRGRMPVEDLCKTIMVALGQACDKGGFDVSTISGMGVGMAGMVDAKRNFVYWSSSLVERNVDFGTHLAQHAPCPIFIDNDANLVAKAEHLFGKGRNVSNFVVITIEHGVGMGIVIDNQIYRGTRGCGAEFGHTKVQLEGALCQCGQRGCLEAYVGDYALLREANITNGGAGHRDLGQLVEAAKSGDQMAGSIFDRAGRMFAMGLANVVNIFDPKLIILSGARLSFDYLYSDQVIEEMQRWVVQIDAPPPKVRVHNWGDLMWAKGAAAYAIEEVSALAIRELAAGDT; encoded by the coding sequence GTGATAATTTTGGAAAAAGCGAGCCGTCTTTCGCATTCGGACGAACAACGAGAAAGCGGAAAGCAACAGGTCATTGATACGATTCGGGCTGCTGGGCGCATTGCGCGCATTGATATTTCAACCACAACACGAGTCAGCCCCGCGACAGTCACCGCGATCACGGCCGAGCTGATTGATGTTGGACTAATCGAAGAGATTATCCCAGAGGCCCCAAGGCAAGACGCCAAGCGCGGGCGCCCGCGTGTTGCCCTGAAAATTCGGGGGGACGCACATAGGATCGCCGGCATCAAGGTTTCCCACGGGGTGATTTCCGTGGTGATTCTCGACTTTGAAGGCAACGACATCGTAGACCATGAACTCCCCCTGACGCGGGGACGAATGCCAGTAGAGGACCTGTGTAAGACGATCATGGTCGCACTGGGTCAGGCCTGCGACAAAGGCGGATTTGATGTCAGCACCATTTCAGGCATGGGTGTCGGGATGGCTGGCATGGTCGATGCCAAGCGAAATTTCGTCTACTGGTCCTCGTCCCTGGTCGAACGCAATGTCGATTTTGGCACCCATCTGGCCCAACATGCCCCCTGCCCGATTTTCATCGATAACGATGCAAACCTGGTGGCCAAGGCCGAACATCTGTTTGGCAAAGGCCGCAATGTTAGCAATTTCGTTGTCATCACAATCGAACATGGTGTTGGTATGGGCATTGTCATCGACAATCAGATTTACCGTGGCACACGGGGTTGCGGGGCTGAATTTGGCCACACCAAGGTCCAGTTAGAGGGCGCGCTGTGCCAATGCGGGCAACGCGGTTGCCTAGAGGCTTATGTCGGCGACTATGCCCTGCTGCGTGAGGCCAACATCACCAATGGAGGTGCAGGGCACAGGGATTTGGGTCAGTTGGTCGAGGCCGCAAAGTCAGGCGACCAGATGGCTGGCTCCATTTTTGATCGTGCTGGGCGTATGTTTGCCATGGGTCTGGCCAATGTCGTCAATATCTTTGACCCAAAACTGATCATTTTGTCCGGTGCGCGATTGTCCTTTGATTATCTCTATTCTGATCAGGTGATCGAAGAGATGCAGCGCTGGGTGGTACAGATCGATGCGCCTCCACCAAAAGTTCGTGTGCACAATTGGGGTGACCTGATGTGGGCAAAAGGCGCCGCTGCCTATGCCATCGAAGAAGTCTCAGCCTTGGCCATTCGGGAGCTTGCCGCCGGTGATACCTAA